In Oreochromis aureus strain Israel breed Guangdong linkage group 22, ZZ_aureus, whole genome shotgun sequence, the genomic window aacacaaggCCATATATATCTTAGATGTAATCTGCAGAGTCATGTTTGGTGGACAGATGTGAATGTAAGCTTTAATTTGAGTTGCTGAACATAGAACCACAATACAGTGGTGGTTCTCTTCTTCCTTTTCCTGTGTGTGGTTGCAGAAAACTGTGCAGTCCCTGCAGTGCCATATTTATTTCTCCTTTGACTGCTGCAGCTTTACATCTCTGAACAGCAGAAACCGCCTTTGTGTTCACCAGCTCGGATCTTTTCCTTTGAatagctgctgtttttgtttccacTGGTAAGACTAATAATTTTCAGTTCATGGCATAACACTTTCCTGAACATACCTTGTTTTATATCACGTTTTGTTAACATCTTGACTCGGTTTCTTGTCGCTTTGTTAAGGTTTTGGTCACCACAGTTTGATGGTTTAATGTGCTCAAAATCATAAATCCATGtaaaattaatatatatttatgtcatgatcttttatctttatataCTCTTCATCATTAACGATAGAATTTAGGTTTCATGGTCATGGGTCAGTTTACCCAATGTTTTGAGTTTTGACCCAGATACCTTTCCTGAAGCAACCTCAAAGGGAGGCAGGCAGTGTTTACTTTGAGGGGAATAGTATTATACTGTGTAtatattaattttgttttctttgttctttttaaacgtACATCAATAAGTTTGCAGTCCAGTAAAAACGATGCATTTTGGGATTAACTTGAATGAAAagcagatgtgaaatgtaaaattaaatcaGAGGTCAAAAGTgacaaaatatataaagcaaACTATGATGTGATATTTACAATCCCCATATAACGTTTAATTCTTAAACATTGTTAATAAAGTTGGACTTTATTTAACCTTAAAGAAGAGGTCAGAAGTCCAAAGTAGGATGATATGTAGGATCCTATATACACTATActgcaaaagtattcactcaacCTTCTAAATCGTTGAATTAAGGTGTGCCAATGACATTCAGCCACAAGTGTATATAATCAAGCACCAAGGCTTCCAGACTGCATCTACAAACAATTGTTAGAGAATGCATCAATCTCAGGGGTGAATTCCTGCCTGCTACTGTGATAGTGTGGAAAGTGTTTCCAAGGTCAAACTGCTAGATCCAAATTTTATATCACCAAGTGCAATGCAAAGCATCGGATGAAGAGTTGTAAACCCACTGCATTACTGCAGGTATGAAAAGCTTCTGAAATAGACAGGCCATTTTCAATTGTACCTGTCTGTGCTAAAAAAGTGAAGAGGGAAATTCTACAAGCTTTCTTTGAAACCCCTTTTTGGATATGATAGATATTCAACATTTAATAGAAATTGTTGAATAGCTTAGttgactttaaatatttaggactcaattttatttatatattaatatattttaaacttattttaattaaagtcaACAGAAGTCCACATatatacttttttaaatgttcaaaaATGTAATCTGCAGAGTCATGTTTGGTGCATGGTTCTTTGAGTTTTTACTTCCTAGTGCATTTCTTAGCTATGTTGCCCTTTTTcctgttctctctttctcagcCATTCCATGTTTCCCAATGACTCTCTGCCCACCAACACAGTCAAGCTTTCTAAAGATGACCAGGAAACTATGGTGGGCATCAGTGCCATCATGGATAATGTCAGAACCATTCTCTTTGCACTGACTGCTGTGCTCGGCATCACAGGAAACTCTGTGGTCATCTGGGTGGCTGGATTCAAATTTAAGGTGAAGACTTTGGTGGATAATACCTTTTAAATACCTTCTGAGCTTGTTAGTAATCTGTTTAGTGAAGTCTGTGGGGTCATATTTATTTTCTACTTTAACGACAGTAAATACACTTGGGGTTAAGAAACTGTGACCTTTACTGGTGTAGGAGACGTAGGTGGTTTCACAGCACATGCGTGGGATGTCATAGCtatggtgtgtgtgttgagtgagcaattcatataaatataaaccTCTTTCACCTACTGGGAAGTGGTTATCACCTCATtcatttcacacagctgaacagagTTAGTAATGGATGGTGTTTCCAAGGTGAAATACCAACAAAAATCCCCACACTCTGAAGTGTGACACATAAATTAGAAGAGTGTTTTGAACTTAATTTCTGTTATGATGTTtctatttgatagcttgcttgcttgattatactttattcatcccgagggaaattgggttgaAGGGCGCTTTCAAGGGCGATGTGATTAAGTTTATCAAGTTAAGTTTATGTACAAAAGGCACTTGGATTTGCCTTTTGTACATAACTTAGGATTAAGAATGAGTTTGGGCTAGTTTAAGATGACTGAGCCTGAAATAATGCTTAGTAgtaacatttatatatataggAACTCATAATGGCTATTTACTAGACTAATAATATCCCATTCTGGTTACTGTTTCATGTAAAAATTacctttcatttttgtttttcctttcttcaaTTTTCcatcttgttttattttcttcttcatcCACAGCCAAAGGTCACCAACGTGTGGCTGGTGAATCTGGCGATAGCAGACCTGATCTTCTGCTTCACACGAGTTTTCACTCTTACTGAGAAGCTCTTCTTTCAGCACTTTTCTTTCGGCCTCTTCGTCTGCAAGTTAAACGCCTTCTTCAAACACACCAACATGTTCTGCTCTGTCTTCCTGCTGGCTGTGATCAGTCTGGATCGAGTGCTTTGTGTCTGGCAACCTGTCCTCACAAAGCGTCGTCGCACCCTGTGGGCAGCGAGGGTGGTGGCAGTCTGTATCTGGATCGCAGCGATGCTCTTCAGCATTCCTTACTTCATCCATCACCAAGTCTCCCTGGGCAAGAAGAACCTGAGTACGTGCTCTCTGCATCCAAAAGAGAAGGGGTACAACAGCACCAAAGTTGCTCTCTACTTCATCCACTTCCTGTGCGGCTTCATATTTCCCTTCATGGTGATTCTGGTCTGTTACATCCTGGCTGCTGTGGGAATCCAACGCACTCGCCTGTCAGGGAAGTCCCGCCCTCTGCGTATACTAGCATGTTTGGTTATTGCCTTCTTCCTGTGCTGGGCGCCTTACCACTGCCTCTTACTGGTGAAGATGGTGGACAGTAAAAGCGCTCTGTTGAAAATCTGGTACCCTGTAGCAGAGGGTGTTGCCTGCTTCAACAGCTGTGTGAACCCGCTGTTATACTTCTGCATGGGGCTAAAAGTCAGTGAGGGATTTAGACAGAGTCTGATAAGAGTTTATAAAAGAGGCCTGGCAGATGACATAGACGGCCAGATGACTCACTCCGTTGATCGCTCTTTGGATTAAAGCTCTGGGTTGAAACACAGCACTCTTGTAGTGGTAGGAAAGAGTCTAAAATTTGGCTAAACTTTAAGTATCTTCTAATGATCCTGAAGTtcagaaaaactacaaaaaatctACAAAAGAATACCTGAAACAGAAACGAACTACAGTGTTCAAAATCCAGATTTCAACCTGATTGAGGTCTACAGGGCAGTCAACAACATAGAGTTATTGGACTAATGTAGAACTACTAGCAGCAACCAGCCAACCTAGTAATGTCATATTCTATTCACTGACAAGATGGCACTGCCCATGCTCTAAAAACTGTAACTTAAATCACAGCCTCACAGAAAGTATTAAATTTGTGACATTTTTTGGGGGAGAAGGCTCCGTGGTGTAAATTAGGCTATGTTGtgtttcatgtccactttaaTGCACCTCAAATGCCAAATGAATGATCTCTTTCTCCTTTGTGTGGTCATGTCTGAAAACAATCACTGAaaattgttttttgtcattattattgtgctgagattttttttttttccatattggTTGTTATGGCTGTTCCTGCTATAAAGTGTAAAGTGAATTCAAGTTCTccttcagttttttcttctgtcgccaagtgcttgcggATGTCTGACTgttggttttctctgtattattgtacggCTTTTACTTAAAGCACCTGAAGTAAAAGCCGTACAAAAGCACTGACTTTGTACTGAGCTACTACGTGCTTCTTGCTTTTCTGAACACAACTTTTGTGTAATATTTTTgtaatctttgtttttctttttttgagtaaACATAATACTATTTCAGCAATGGATGCGTATTCTGACCCAGTGAGAATAAGACACCATAATTCACTC contains:
- the LOC120435770 gene encoding fMet-Leu-Phe receptor-like, whose amino-acid sequence is MFPNDSLPTNTVKLSKDDQETMVGISAIMDNVRTILFALTAVLGITGNSVVIWVAGFKFKPKVTNVWLVNLAIADLIFCFTRVFTLTEKLFFQHFSFGLFVCKLNAFFKHTNMFCSVFLLAVISLDRVLCVWQPVLTKRRRTLWAARVVAVCIWIAAMLFSIPYFIHHQVSLGKKNLSTCSLHPKEKGYNSTKVALYFIHFLCGFIFPFMVILVCYILAAVGIQRTRLSGKSRPLRILACLVIAFFLCWAPYHCLLLVKMVDSKSALLKIWYPVAEGVACFNSCVNPLLYFCMGLKVSEGFRQSLIRVYKRGLADDIDGQMTHSVDRSLD